ACTGGAAATAAATTCAATCAGGAATACGATGTTTTCAGCCAACGATTTCAAAAAGAAGATTTTGGCGACGATGTACCGTTTGACCCATCCGTGCTTCCTCATTCCTATCTCACATCCCCTAATGAATCACAAACGTTTGTTTATGTTTCTACAATTCAGCGAATGACAATAAATTTATTCGGTTGGGAAAACGCATTTCATCAAGAGAGAAACGACCCTGATGATGAAAGTGATGCGGAGAAAACCGATATTCCTATTCACGCATTCGATTTGATTATTGCTGATGAATGTCATCGCGGTTATACGGCAAAAGAAACGGCAATTTGGCGCGATGTGTTGGAATATTTTGATGCAATAAAAATTGGTTTAACAGCAACCCCTGCGCCGCATTCACTTTCCTTGTTTAATGAAGTGATTTTTCGGTACACAACGGATGAAGCAATCGAAGATGGATATCTTGTTGATTACGAAGCAATAAAAATACATTCCAATGTTCGCATCAACGGCGCATTTTTGAAAGAGGGAGAGCATATAGTTCGCGTTGACACAACGACGGGAAAAGAAACATACGACGAATTGGAAGACGAGCGCGAGTTTTCCTCGGAAGACATTGAACGACACATTACCGCGCCGGACAGTAATAAAAAAATCATTCACGAAATTGCGAAGTATGCCTACGAACATGAAAAAGAAACCGGACACTTTCCCAAAATATTGATTTTCGCAGTGAACGATTTGCCACACACATCGCACGCAGACCAACTGGTAACAATCTGCCGCGAAGAATTTCAACAAGGAGATAGTTTTGTTCAGAAAATAACGGGGAGCGCAAGCGTTGATAGACCGTTGCAAAAAATCCGTGAGTTTCGTAATCGCCCAACTCCAAAAGTTGTTGTAACCGTTGATATGCTTTCCACCGGCGTTGACATTCCGAGTTTAGAATTTATTGTTTTCTTGCGTCCGGTAAAATCGAGAATACTATGGGTGCAAATGTTAGGGAGAGGAACGCGACTTTGTTCTGAAATCAACAAAACGCATTTCAAAATTTTCGATTGCTTTGGCGGTACGCTTATCGAGTATTTCAAAAACACGACGGATTTTAAAATTGAGCCGCCGGAAAAAGAAGCGATTCCATTAGCGCAAGTAATTGAAAATATTTATCAAAACATTGATAGGAAATATTTTACTTCCATTCTCGTAAAACGGTTGCGGCGCATAGAAAAAGAAATGAGCGGCAATGCACGAATGCAATTTTCCGCGTATGTTCCCGAGGGCGATATAGGAAAATTTGCCGAGCAGGTAAAAGATAAAATCGCAAATGACTTTACGGAAACAATGAAACTGTTACGCGATAAAAAATTTCAAGACTTGCTGTTGAATTACGAACGAGCAAAAAGAACATTCATAAAAGCATTGGAAGTTGTAGATACGGTTACTTCCGAAATGCTTGTAGCAGAACAAAAACCGGAAGATTATCTTGTGTCGTTTTCAAAATTTGTGAGAGAAAACCCGGAACAAATTGAAGCAATAAAAATTCTTTTGGAACGTCCGAAAGAATGGAAAACCGATGCATTGAATGATTTGCGATTACAACTACAGAAAAAGAACTTTGGAGAAAAAGAATTACAACAAGCGCACAAACTTGTGTACAACAAAGCGCTTGCAGATATTATCTCGATGGTAAAACACGCCGCAAAGAACGAAGAGCCGCTCCTTTCTGCTGAAGAACGTGTTGATAAAGCATTGCAACGTATTACAAAAGGAAAAACTTTTTCCGAAGAACAGCAACACTGGCTTGGATATATTCGCAATCATCTCGTTGCAAACCTTACACTTGACATTGAAGATTTTACCATTGTGCCTGTTTTTGTGCATCGCGGTGGAATAAAAATTGCGCAGCGCGTATTTAACAACGAACTCGAAATATTTCTTTCAGAAATTAACTATGCAATGGCAGCGTAATTCGCGTAGGCCGAATTTCAATTCGACCTATTTTTCACGAACTGAAGTTAGCACAACACCACGAACTGAAGTTCGTGCTACACGTAACTCGAACTTCAGTTCGAGAAAATGTAATACAAACTTCAGTTTGTAAAACACACACACGAACTAACGTTCGTTCAACAACAATACTATGTCCGATATCGTAAATAAACTTTGGGGATATTGCCATACGCTTCGCCACGATGGCATTGATTACGGCGATTATATTGAACAACTCACGTATCTTCTTTTTCTCAAAATGGCAGACGAGAAAAACATTCACGTGCAGCAAGATTACAACTGGAATAGTTTGAAACAATGTTCCGGCACAGAGCTCACCGACCATTATTCCGAGATACTTCGTAAGTTGCGCGAATCGGATAATTATTTATTGCGCGATATTTTTTCCCAAGCAATGCCCCGTTTCAATAATCCTGTAAATTTGAAACGGCTCATTATAATGATTGACGAAGAAGATTGGTCTTCAATGGATGTGGACGTAAAAGGAGAAGCGTTTGAAGGATTATTGGAAAAAGCCGCAAGCGAAGGAAAGAAAGGCGCAGGACAATATTTTACTCCGCGCGCGCTCATCCGTTCGATTGTTCGCGTAATGAAACCAGACCCACACGTAAGTAATGACTTTACGATTTGCGACCCTGCGTGCGGCTCCGGCGGATTTCTTGTGCTTGCGTATGAATGGTTGATGAACGTAACCAAAGGCGCACTCGAACGAAACGTAATAAAACGCATCAAAGCAAAAACATATTTCGGGCAAGACCTTGTGCCGCGACCGAGACGGCTTGCGTTGATGAATCTTTTTTTGCACAACGTTGAGCCGCGCATTTATCTTGGCGATTCCATTTATGAACCCGATAAAGGCGA
Above is a window of Ignavibacteria bacterium DNA encoding:
- a CDS encoding DEAD/DEAH box helicase produces the protein MNGKLLGIIEAKKVGVGPQNVLEQAKRYSRGVTNGVGNWNGFRVPFLFSTNGEVIHFIDIRDTKNTSRKISNFFTVDALEELFSINFLIEVPMVKEQHEIYRIRPYQRNAIREIEKAIANGKRSMLVAMATGTGKTFLTVAQIYRLLKSKTAKRVLFLVDRKALAAQAVREFTSFTTPTGNKFNQEYDVFSQRFQKEDFGDDVPFDPSVLPHSYLTSPNESQTFVYVSTIQRMTINLFGWENAFHQERNDPDDESDAEKTDIPIHAFDLIIADECHRGYTAKETAIWRDVLEYFDAIKIGLTATPAPHSLSLFNEVIFRYTTDEAIEDGYLVDYEAIKIHSNVRINGAFLKEGEHIVRVDTTTGKETYDELEDEREFSSEDIERHITAPDSNKKIIHEIAKYAYEHEKETGHFPKILIFAVNDLPHTSHADQLVTICREEFQQGDSFVQKITGSASVDRPLQKIREFRNRPTPKVVVTVDMLSTGVDIPSLEFIVFLRPVKSRILWVQMLGRGTRLCSEINKTHFKIFDCFGGTLIEYFKNTTDFKIEPPEKEAIPLAQVIENIYQNIDRKYFTSILVKRLRRIEKEMSGNARMQFSAYVPEGDIGKFAEQVKDKIANDFTETMKLLRDKKFQDLLLNYERAKRTFIKALEVVDTVTSEMLVAEQKPEDYLVSFSKFVRENPEQIEAIKILLERPKEWKTDALNDLRLQLQKKNFGEKELQQAHKLVYNKALADIISMVKHAAKNEEPLLSAEERVDKALQRITKGKTFSEEQQHWLGYIRNHLVANLTLDIEDFTIVPVFVHRGGIKIAQRVFNNELEIFLSEINYAMAA
- a CDS encoding SAM-dependent DNA methyltransferase, with the protein product MSDIVNKLWGYCHTLRHDGIDYGDYIEQLTYLLFLKMADEKNIHVQQDYNWNSLKQCSGTELTDHYSEILRKLRESDNYLLRDIFSQAMPRFNNPVNLKRLIIMIDEEDWSSMDVDVKGEAFEGLLEKAASEGKKGAGQYFTPRALIRSIVRVMKPDPHVSNDFTICDPACGSGGFLVLAYEWLMNVTKGALERNVIKRIKAKTYFGQDLVPRPRRLALMNLFLHNVEPRIYLGDSIYEPDKGERYNVVLTNPPFGTKGANQEPTRDDFTIATSNKQLNFVQHVVNILKPGGRAAMVLPDNVLFEDKAAEVFEILMQDCNLHTILRLPRGTFTPYAQGVKANVIFFQKGLPTEKVWIYDNRSNIEGITKKDRPLTAKHFAEFEKCFGTDVNGNSKRKDEGENGRFRCFTLDEIKKRNYKLDITWLKDESIEDANSLPEPNVLATEAITELETVVDDLREILTLLESNGE